In the genome of Paludisphaera rhizosphaerae, one region contains:
- a CDS encoding M60 family metallopeptidase, which translates to MRRFMFCLALVLAFGSGTFAQKAEPGREALLDGVKEITAPGIPGSVALYAPGAEAIVAGKTGGGRAVVVATARLGRGRIVAFGHDGYFKEEALEKLDTGRLVANAAKWVAGGKAKAKVGVGRSVAMEAFLRDKGFLVSRAPVAEAARGADVLVIEPGSLGPQDVEAVRAFVERGGGLLAAATGWGWQQGSRLPMAEFAGNKLLAGTGLAWSDGMVDRTTKEGFSTDGTLPDALNATVALAALKDRKKLAGDDLAVGLSSVMLALRSVPASESKFRAEVLAAVKNLGDVDVIPTEKNPATAKDPIRRFAIGLQAALAESTPAAEIVALPAAADFPGAVDPKAPRVTRKVAIDLSIPHWHSLGLYAPAGGKVVVTGPESLGSLKLAVQVGCHTDGLWDLKKWERLPEVARRFPIDGSKTEVASALGGLVYIDVPQNAPKEKVELTVEGAVEAPLFRLGETTAVDWKTIRQRPAPWAELAGNNVIFTVPAELARRVDDPAPLMTFWDEVVAMQDALAVSPPRRSPERIVCDRQISAGYMHSGYPIMTPIDGSAEQAMDLAKLRAEGSWGHFHELGHNHQKPEWTFNGTGEVTNNVLAVYVFDRLLKLPYDSGHPAIRDRAKRAEKIRDHIAKGAPFDKWKDDPFLALSMYLQLFEGFGWEPFERVFAEYAKLPRGERPRNDDAKRDQWLVRFSRAVGKNLGPFFQAWGVPTSQSARDSIKDLPAWSPPGMDVKP; encoded by the coding sequence ATGCGTCGTTTCATGTTTTGCCTGGCATTGGTTCTAGCCTTTGGCTCGGGGACGTTCGCTCAGAAGGCGGAGCCAGGTCGCGAGGCGCTGCTGGACGGCGTGAAGGAGATCACCGCGCCGGGGATTCCTGGATCGGTAGCGTTGTACGCGCCGGGGGCGGAGGCGATCGTCGCGGGGAAGACCGGAGGCGGTCGCGCGGTGGTCGTCGCGACGGCGAGGCTCGGCCGGGGGCGGATCGTCGCGTTTGGGCACGACGGCTATTTCAAAGAAGAGGCGCTGGAGAAGCTCGACACCGGCCGGCTCGTCGCCAACGCGGCGAAGTGGGTGGCGGGGGGGAAGGCTAAAGCGAAGGTCGGCGTGGGGCGGTCGGTGGCGATGGAGGCGTTTCTCCGGGACAAGGGCTTCCTGGTGTCTCGGGCTCCGGTCGCCGAGGCCGCGCGCGGTGCCGATGTGCTGGTCATTGAACCGGGATCGCTCGGGCCGCAGGACGTCGAGGCGGTTCGGGCGTTCGTCGAGCGCGGCGGCGGCCTGCTCGCCGCGGCGACGGGCTGGGGATGGCAGCAGGGGAGCCGGCTGCCGATGGCCGAGTTTGCCGGCAACAAGCTGCTCGCCGGGACGGGGCTGGCCTGGTCCGACGGCATGGTCGATCGGACGACGAAGGAGGGCTTCTCGACCGACGGCACCCTCCCCGATGCGCTCAACGCGACCGTCGCGCTGGCGGCGCTGAAGGATCGGAAGAAGCTCGCGGGCGACGACCTGGCGGTGGGTCTGAGCAGCGTGATGCTGGCGCTGCGCAGCGTGCCGGCGTCCGAGTCGAAGTTCCGGGCCGAGGTTCTCGCCGCGGTGAAGAATCTGGGCGACGTGGACGTGATCCCGACGGAGAAGAACCCCGCGACGGCCAAGGACCCGATCCGACGGTTCGCGATCGGCCTGCAGGCGGCCCTGGCGGAGTCGACGCCCGCCGCCGAGATCGTCGCGCTCCCCGCCGCGGCCGACTTCCCCGGCGCGGTCGACCCGAAGGCCCCGCGAGTGACTCGCAAGGTTGCCATCGACCTGTCCATCCCGCATTGGCACAGCCTGGGCCTGTACGCGCCGGCGGGGGGGAAGGTCGTCGTCACGGGGCCGGAATCGCTCGGCTCGCTGAAGCTGGCCGTGCAGGTCGGCTGCCACACCGACGGACTCTGGGACCTGAAGAAGTGGGAGCGACTCCCCGAGGTCGCCCGCCGGTTCCCCATCGACGGATCGAAGACGGAAGTGGCCTCCGCGCTCGGCGGCCTCGTCTACATCGACGTCCCCCAGAACGCCCCGAAGGAGAAGGTGGAACTGACCGTCGAGGGTGCCGTGGAAGCCCCGCTCTTCCGCCTGGGCGAGACCACCGCCGTCGACTGGAAGACGATCCGCCAGCGTCCCGCTCCCTGGGCCGAACTGGCCGGGAACAACGTGATCTTCACCGTCCCCGCCGAACTGGCCCGGCGCGTGGACGATCCCGCGCCGCTGATGACGTTCTGGGATGAAGTCGTCGCCATGCAGGACGCACTGGCTGTCAGCCCTCCCCGGCGCTCGCCCGAGCGGATCGTCTGCGACCGCCAGATCTCGGCCGGATACATGCACTCCGGCTACCCGATCATGACCCCGATCGACGGGAGCGCCGAGCAGGCGATGGATCTCGCCAAGCTCCGCGCCGAGGGCTCGTGGGGACACTTCCACGAACTCGGCCACAATCACCAGAAGCCCGAGTGGACGTTCAATGGCACGGGCGAGGTCACGAACAACGTGTTGGCCGTCTACGTCTTCGACCGGCTGCTGAAGCTGCCGTACGACTCAGGCCATCCGGCCATCCGCGACCGGGCGAAACGGGCGGAGAAGATCCGCGACCACATCGCCAAGGGTGCTCCGTTCGATAAGTGGAAGGACGACCCGTTCCTGGCGCTCTCGATGTACCTCCAGCTCTTCGAGGGCTTCGGCTGGGAGCCCTTCGAGCGCGTCTTCGCCGAATACGCGAAGCTCCCGCGCGGCGAGCGGCCGAGGAACGACGACGCCAAGCGCGACCAGTGGCTCGTCCGTTTCTCCAGGGCGGTCGGCAAAAATCTCGGCCCGTTCTTCCAGGCCTGGGGCGTCCCCACGAGCCAGTCCGCGCGGGACTCGATCAAGGATCTGCCAGCCTGGTCGCCGCCGGGGATGGACGTGAAGCCCTGA
- a CDS encoding BlaI/MecI/CopY family transcriptional regulator has protein sequence MARPPAKDLTERELEVMHVFWSRGEATAAEARDRLEANGLDRTYTTIANLVRGLHEKGFLQQVNEERPFVYRAAKTFEEVSGRLLGDLVSRVFRGSRAQLLRQLVDDRKLTAEERAVLERILKEGGR, from the coding sequence ATGGCCAGGCCGCCGGCGAAGGATCTGACGGAGCGTGAGCTGGAGGTGATGCACGTCTTCTGGTCGCGCGGCGAGGCGACCGCTGCTGAAGCCCGCGACCGGCTGGAGGCGAACGGGCTCGACCGGACGTATACGACGATCGCCAACCTCGTTCGCGGCCTGCACGAGAAGGGCTTTCTCCAGCAGGTGAACGAGGAGCGTCCGTTCGTCTACCGCGCGGCGAAGACCTTCGAGGAAGTCTCCGGCCGACTGCTGGGAGACCTCGTCTCGCGGGTCTTCCGCGGGTCGCGAGCGCAGCTCCTGCGTCAGTTGGTCGACGATCGCAAGCTGACCGCCGAGGAACGCGCGGTTCTGGAACGCATTCTCAAGGAGGGGGGCCGATGA
- a CDS encoding Gfo/Idh/MocA family protein, with protein sequence MAAPRISRRAALGGLAASFAAPALFRRHALAAPSETVRHASFGASGMALADVRSLASHPNFKLVAVADVDLKRTGEIKSLFPDVKIYQDWRKLLDEEKGLDSVNVSTPDHMHAPIGMSALQRGLHVYGQKPLTQTIYEARRLTEVAAQNPKLVTQMGIQIHSHAVHRQVVATIQSGAIGAVKEVHSWSGKQWGDRNPRPAGADPVPEGLDWEGWLGVASSRPYLGKGYYHPGNWRKRLDFGTGTFGDMGCHILDPVYESLALTAPKTVRSDGDAPGEDSWGLDVRVHYVFPKTPHTAEELVLHWYNGGNRPPEEIKSHLGGRELSSQGSIYIGSEGVLYSPYIDTPVLFPVDKFKETKLPDPGGSNHWHQFVNACRGEGKTSAPFAYAGPLTETVLLGCLSTRYPGTTLEWDPAGLKVTNVPEASPFIRKKYRAGWEVEGL encoded by the coding sequence ATGGCCGCCCCCCGCATCAGCCGCCGGGCCGCGCTCGGCGGTCTCGCCGCATCGTTCGCCGCCCCGGCCCTCTTCCGTCGTCACGCTCTCGCCGCCCCCAGCGAGACGGTCCGCCACGCCAGCTTCGGCGCCTCGGGCATGGCCCTGGCGGACGTCCGCAGTCTCGCGAGCCACCCGAACTTCAAGCTCGTCGCCGTGGCCGACGTCGACCTCAAACGCACGGGCGAGATCAAGTCGCTCTTTCCCGACGTGAAGATCTATCAGGACTGGCGCAAGCTGCTGGACGAGGAGAAGGGGCTGGACTCGGTCAACGTCTCAACCCCCGACCACATGCACGCCCCGATCGGCATGAGCGCCCTTCAGCGCGGGCTGCACGTCTACGGCCAGAAGCCGCTGACGCAGACGATCTATGAGGCTCGCCGGCTGACGGAGGTCGCCGCCCAGAATCCGAAGCTCGTCACCCAGATGGGCATCCAGATCCACTCGCACGCCGTCCACAGGCAGGTCGTCGCGACGATCCAGTCGGGGGCCATCGGCGCGGTGAAGGAAGTCCATAGTTGGAGCGGCAAGCAGTGGGGCGACCGCAACCCCCGCCCGGCCGGTGCAGACCCCGTCCCCGAAGGCCTCGACTGGGAGGGCTGGCTGGGCGTCGCCTCCAGTCGTCCATACCTGGGCAAGGGATACTACCACCCAGGCAACTGGCGGAAGCGGCTCGACTTCGGCACGGGTACGTTCGGCGACATGGGCTGCCACATCCTCGACCCCGTTTATGAGTCGCTCGCGCTGACCGCCCCCAAGACCGTCCGCTCCGACGGCGACGCCCCCGGCGAGGATTCATGGGGCCTGGACGTCCGCGTTCACTACGTCTTCCCCAAGACCCCCCACACGGCCGAAGAGTTGGTGTTGCACTGGTACAACGGCGGCAACCGCCCCCCCGAGGAGATCAAGTCCCACCTCGGCGGCCGCGAGTTGTCGAGCCAGGGGTCGATCTACATCGGCTCGGAGGGCGTGCTCTACTCGCCGTATATCGACACGCCCGTCCTGTTCCCCGTCGACAAGTTCAAGGAGACGAAGCTCCCCGACCCCGGCGGCTCGAACCACTGGCATCAATTCGTCAACGCATGCCGAGGCGAGGGGAAGACGTCCGCCCCCTTCGCCTACGCCGGCCCGCTGACCGAGACCGTCCTGCTGGGGTGCCTGTCCACTCGGTATCCCGGGACGACCCTCGAATGGGATCCCGCCGGCCTCAAGGTGACCAACGTCCCCGAAGCCTCCCCATTCATTCGCAAGAAGTACCGCGCTGGTTGGGAGGTGGAGGGGCTCTGA
- a CDS encoding TIGR02452 family protein, with the protein MKRSQRAQMAEETVAIVESGSYRSSSGRHIDITEEVRTCLERTTYHQPEDLGRIRDEILAVPAEGLARTIEVVNETTLAGIARLLNSAGGPVAALNFASAKNPGGGFLNGSQAQEESLARSSALFASQQRAFVFYERHRASSSLLYSDSIILSPDCPIFRDDDGALLDEPRSAAFITCAAPNAGAIATNRPQEHSEIPETLARRAERVLALAASRGYRQIVLGAWGCGVFRNEPALVASIFARLLNGPWSGRFDHVAFSVLDDSPSLETLRAFESALNVRSVRSGSD; encoded by the coding sequence ATGAAGCGTTCTCAACGCGCTCAGATGGCCGAGGAGACGGTGGCGATCGTCGAGAGCGGCTCGTACCGATCCTCCTCCGGCCGCCACATCGACATCACCGAGGAAGTCCGCACCTGCCTCGAAAGGACCACGTATCACCAGCCCGAGGATCTGGGACGCATCCGCGATGAGATCCTTGCTGTCCCGGCTGAAGGGCTCGCGAGGACGATCGAGGTCGTGAATGAGACGACGCTCGCCGGGATCGCGAGGCTCCTGAATTCGGCGGGCGGGCCGGTAGCGGCCCTGAACTTCGCCTCGGCGAAGAACCCGGGCGGCGGCTTCCTCAACGGGAGTCAGGCGCAGGAGGAGTCCCTGGCTCGCAGTTCGGCGCTGTTTGCCTCGCAGCAACGGGCCTTCGTCTTCTATGAACGACACCGGGCGTCATCGTCGCTTCTGTATTCGGATTCAATCATCCTCTCGCCGGATTGCCCGATCTTCCGAGACGACGACGGGGCTCTGCTCGACGAACCTCGGTCGGCGGCCTTCATCACCTGCGCCGCGCCAAACGCCGGGGCGATCGCCACGAACCGGCCCCAGGAACATTCGGAGATTCCGGAGACGCTCGCTCGACGTGCAGAACGGGTTCTGGCCCTGGCGGCGTCGCGCGGGTATCGCCAGATCGTCCTGGGCGCGTGGGGCTGCGGAGTGTTTCGCAACGAGCCGGCTCTCGTCGCCTCGATCTTCGCCCGGCTGCTCAACGGTCCCTGGTCGGGTCGTTTCGATCACGTCGCGTTTTCGGTTCTAGACGACTCGCCCTCGCTCGAAACCCTTCGAGCTTTCGAGTCAGCCTTGAATGTGCGTTCGGTCCGAAGCGGGTCGGATTGA
- a CDS encoding M56 family metallopeptidase produces the protein MNDFGITLAWLAVQVALLMAPALALNLWASRRGPAAGASVAATALILVLALSVATWFVGRAREAVSSPALPPASSLTAVPTTQPRTGEALSVAAPSSDAGWRFDRLPLTWRLLERGVAEPVARCRPWGAALAGFVLAGMGLGLLRLALGLGAVSLCRRRGRSVDDPEIVALRDELARALAIVRRVELREIDDLPGPATAGWLRPTILLPADWKSWSVDERRAVLAHELAHIAGGDYATGLLARLALAIHFYHPMVRMAVGKLGLQQEQAADALAARLAGGTDRYLAALSRLALMQDGRSPAWAARGFLAGRGTLIRRIAMLREQTGTRAFETSSRLPSFLSAGLLAALAIGVGSLRGPVLAEETAHLGEPALAFPYLNANHCGLVSIRPAAAVHRMGADIVLRFATAVLDLGPQLSIDYVAKELGVNANVPGFLKPGFGDVESVTFGFGFGHGSNAERKDLHSIFFSGLCVRMTAPFDWLAFVRQWGGELTEVHEGSRTYYRITAPWTPSKRPLPCVLLVDERTAIFDEEPPLIAAIRGESKPPALFASPDWQDASRGLFAVAIGNEDGKFLKQYDLGPDVHREDDQIAMALFRGVDRWLLSVTDADTLSISASAACRNEVVNEVVAAAMEKLLVGGRDAVAKAEAVTPIRGEDDLFIHIGKAVLPKLRIDRDNHLLKIETHDVGTVAEAAAFITNLMANAQPRPASKP, from the coding sequence ATGAACGACTTCGGGATCACCCTGGCGTGGCTGGCCGTACAGGTGGCCTTGCTCATGGCCCCTGCCCTGGCACTCAATCTGTGGGCCTCGCGACGAGGCCCGGCGGCGGGCGCTTCGGTCGCGGCCACGGCCCTAATCCTGGTGCTCGCGCTGAGTGTTGCAACGTGGTTCGTGGGGCGAGCCCGCGAGGCGGTGTCCTCTCCTGCTCTTCCCCCGGCATCGTCCTTGACGGCAGTACCGACGACTCAGCCCCGGACCGGTGAAGCGCTCTCGGTTGCAGCCCCGTCGTCCGATGCGGGCTGGCGGTTCGATCGACTCCCGCTGACGTGGCGATTGCTGGAGCGTGGGGTGGCCGAGCCGGTGGCGAGGTGTCGGCCCTGGGGGGCCGCGCTGGCGGGCTTCGTGCTGGCCGGCATGGGTCTGGGACTGTTGCGGCTGGCGTTGGGGCTCGGGGCGGTTTCTCTCTGTCGACGTCGCGGAAGGTCTGTCGACGATCCGGAGATCGTAGCCCTCCGCGATGAGTTGGCGAGGGCGCTCGCGATCGTGCGGCGCGTTGAGCTTCGCGAGATCGACGACCTTCCCGGACCGGCGACGGCCGGTTGGCTGCGGCCGACGATCCTGCTGCCAGCCGATTGGAAGTCATGGAGCGTTGACGAGCGCCGGGCCGTGCTGGCGCACGAGTTGGCTCACATCGCCGGCGGCGACTATGCGACGGGCCTGCTGGCGCGGCTGGCTCTCGCGATCCATTTCTATCACCCGATGGTTCGGATGGCCGTCGGTAAGCTCGGTTTGCAGCAGGAGCAGGCGGCCGATGCGCTGGCCGCTCGACTCGCGGGCGGGACCGACCGCTACCTCGCGGCGCTCTCGCGATTGGCCTTGATGCAGGATGGACGGTCCCCGGCCTGGGCGGCGAGAGGTTTCCTCGCCGGCCGCGGGACCCTGATCAGGAGGATCGCCATGTTGCGTGAACAGACTGGAACGCGTGCATTCGAGACCTCGTCCCGCCTTCCGAGCTTCCTCAGCGCAGGTTTGCTCGCCGCGTTGGCCATCGGCGTCGGTTCGCTCCGCGGCCCGGTCCTCGCCGAAGAGACCGCCCACCTGGGCGAACCCGCCCTCGCCTTTCCGTATCTCAACGCGAACCACTGCGGGCTCGTCTCCATCCGCCCCGCGGCGGCAGTCCATCGGATGGGAGCCGATATCGTGCTTCGCTTCGCGACGGCTGTCCTGGATCTTGGTCCCCAACTCAGCATCGACTACGTCGCCAAGGAACTCGGAGTTAACGCGAATGTCCCCGGGTTCCTGAAGCCAGGATTCGGAGACGTCGAATCGGTGACCTTCGGCTTCGGGTTTGGACACGGATCGAACGCCGAGAGGAAGGATCTGCACAGCATCTTCTTCAGTGGATTGTGTGTTCGGATGACCGCCCCGTTCGACTGGCTGGCTTTTGTACGCCAGTGGGGAGGCGAGCTGACGGAGGTGCACGAGGGGAGCCGAACTTACTACAGGATCACGGCGCCTTGGACCCCGTCGAAACGGCCTTTGCCGTGCGTGCTGCTGGTCGATGAGCGGACGGCGATCTTCGACGAGGAGCCGCCGTTGATCGCGGCGATTCGGGGCGAGTCGAAGCCTCCTGCGCTTTTCGCGAGCCCCGATTGGCAAGATGCGAGTCGCGGCCTCTTTGCCGTGGCGATCGGTAATGAAGACGGCAAGTTCCTGAAGCAGTACGACCTGGGGCCCGACGTCCATCGCGAAGACGATCAGATCGCGATGGCTCTGTTCCGGGGCGTTGACCGCTGGCTGCTAAGCGTCACGGACGCCGACACCCTGTCGATCTCCGCATCTGCGGCATGTCGCAACGAAGTCGTGAACGAGGTTGTCGCCGCAGCGATGGAGAAGCTGCTAGTCGGGGGACGCGACGCCGTCGCGAAGGCTGAGGCCGTGACGCCAATCCGTGGAGAAGACGACCTCTTCATCCACATCGGCAAGGCGGTTCTGCCGAAGCTACGCATCGACCGCGATAACCACTTGCTGAAAATTGAAACCCACGACGTCGGCACGGTCGCTGAGGCGGCCGCCTTCATCACGAACCTCATGGCCAACGCCCAGCCGAGGCCGGCCTCAAAGCCGTGA
- a CDS encoding phytoene desaturase family protein has protein sequence MADGLGRERMYDAAIVGGGIGGMATAARLQRRGLTTIVLEAHGQPGGCAGYYRRRAFCFDVGATTLVDFGPGGVGGEFLEEIGSPPIDRDELQGYIAWLPDRVVPLDRDPAAWAVERARALGDTPAHRRFWGLLDHLADVFWKASRKGVKLPIRSPADAILAVRSLGLANLGVVRYLNWTLGDALRREGLQDDRPLVALLGMLIENAVHSTVEDAPLVNAALGVTIWGAGQSRARGGMRGFWNALVSRYRELGGVLRVGREVLKVEGRSGAFRLETRKESFEARRVVLGVPVAAASAIGPPGVAEVLARYRRRDDATMGGAVVVFLGVPDSEVAGQPVLHHLVLEDYDRPLGDGNNMFISVSPEGDLETAPEGFRSVAISTHCELAPWEGLSDEEYDRRKREAGERLVGLARRVYPDLGRDARVFEIATPRTYERYTKRPRGAVGGARLSLANANQKAVPHDVGVPGVWLAGDGVWPGLGTVACCLGSRIVADAIVARG, from the coding sequence ATGGCGGACGGGCTGGGGAGGGAGCGGATGTACGACGCGGCGATCGTGGGGGGCGGCATCGGCGGGATGGCGACGGCGGCGCGTTTGCAGCGTCGGGGACTGACGACGATCGTCCTGGAGGCGCACGGGCAGCCGGGCGGCTGTGCGGGCTACTATCGACGGCGGGCCTTCTGCTTCGACGTCGGCGCGACGACCCTGGTCGACTTCGGGCCGGGCGGCGTCGGCGGCGAGTTCCTGGAGGAGATCGGTTCGCCGCCAATCGATCGGGACGAGTTGCAGGGCTATATCGCCTGGCTCCCCGATCGAGTCGTCCCCCTCGACCGCGACCCGGCCGCGTGGGCCGTCGAGCGCGCCCGGGCCCTTGGCGACACCCCCGCGCATCGGCGGTTTTGGGGCCTGCTCGACCACCTGGCCGACGTCTTCTGGAAGGCCAGTCGGAAGGGCGTGAAGCTGCCGATCCGCAGCCCGGCCGACGCGATCCTCGCCGTCCGCTCGCTCGGTCTCGCGAACCTCGGCGTCGTCCGCTACCTGAACTGGACGCTGGGCGACGCCCTCCGCCGCGAGGGCCTGCAGGACGATCGGCCGCTCGTCGCGCTGCTGGGGATGCTGATCGAGAACGCCGTGCATAGCACCGTCGAGGATGCTCCCCTGGTCAACGCGGCCCTCGGGGTGACGATCTGGGGCGCGGGCCAGAGCCGAGCCCGGGGCGGGATGCGCGGGTTCTGGAATGCCCTCGTCAGTCGGTATCGAGAGCTTGGCGGCGTGCTGCGGGTTGGTCGTGAAGTCCTGAAGGTCGAGGGCCGATCGGGAGCGTTTCGGCTGGAGACGCGGAAGGAGAGCTTCGAGGCGCGGCGGGTCGTGCTGGGGGTTCCGGTCGCGGCCGCATCGGCGATCGGCCCGCCCGGCGTGGCGGAGGTCCTCGCGCGTTATCGCCGCCGCGACGACGCGACGATGGGGGGCGCAGTGGTCGTCTTCCTGGGCGTGCCCGATTCCGAGGTCGCCGGCCAACCGGTCCTCCACCACCTGGTGCTGGAGGACTACGACCGGCCGCTGGGTGATGGCAACAACATGTTTATCTCTGTATCTCCTGAAGGCGACCTGGAGACGGCCCCGGAGGGTTTCCGCTCGGTGGCGATCTCGACTCATTGCGAACTCGCCCCCTGGGAAGGGCTCTCCGACGAGGAGTACGACCGCCGCAAGCGTGAGGCGGGCGAGCGCCTCGTCGGCCTTGCCCGCCGCGTCTATCCGGATCTGGGAAGGGATGCGCGGGTGTTCGAGATCGCCACCCCGCGCACGTATGAGCGTTACACGAAGCGGCCTCGAGGAGCGGTCGGCGGGGCGCGGTTGAGCCTGGCGAACGCCAATCAGAAGGCCGTGCCCCACGATGTGGGCGTCCCCGGGGTCTGGCTCGCCGGGGACGGGGTCTGGCCGGGCCTGGGGACGGTCGCCTGCTGCCTGGGGAGCCGCATCGTCGCCGACGCGATCGTCGCGCGAGGTTGA
- a CDS encoding alpha-L-fucosidase encodes MEPAGPRAPAVLAPHHGGRTMNLKRSLALASLLTISASIAAAAEPPEPRRPVPSARQLRWQGLESYAFLHFGPNTFTDKEWGYGDESPALFNPTDFNADAVVAALKDGGLRGLVLTAKHHDGFCLWPSKFTEHSVKNSPWRNGKGDVVREMADACRRAGLLFGVYLSPWDRNHQDYGAPEYITYYRSQLRELLTEYGPIFEVWFDGANGGDGYYGGARTKRKIDPVTYYGWDETIALVRELQPDACIFSDLGPDTRWVGNEKGVAGDTCWSTFDPKAYAVGKTPGSILNVGMRDGPLWLPAEVDVSIRPGWFYHAAEDAKVKSVDRLYQLYFDSVGRGCNLILNIPPDRRGRIHEADARAIKEWRSRLDAAFAVDLAQGAKATADQSRGGDPAYAPDKVVDGDPATYWSTDDAATSAALTLDLGKPTTFDVVRVREHLPLGQRIDEVAVDAWDGGEWKPIATATSIGAQRLIALPTTTDRVRLRIVKAAACPAVSEFTLFKTH; translated from the coding sequence ATGGAGCCGGCCGGCCCCCGAGCGCCGGCGGTCCTCGCCCCCCACCACGGCGGCCGAACGATGAACCTCAAGCGCAGCCTCGCCCTCGCATCCCTCCTGACCATCAGCGCCTCGATCGCGGCGGCCGCCGAGCCCCCGGAGCCCCGCCGTCCGGTCCCCAGCGCCCGGCAGCTTCGCTGGCAGGGCCTGGAGTCCTACGCCTTCCTCCACTTCGGCCCCAACACGTTCACCGACAAGGAATGGGGGTACGGCGACGAGTCTCCCGCGCTGTTCAACCCGACCGACTTCAACGCCGACGCCGTCGTCGCGGCCCTCAAGGACGGCGGCCTCCGCGGCCTGGTCCTGACGGCCAAGCATCATGACGGCTTCTGCCTCTGGCCCAGCAAATTCACCGAGCACTCCGTCAAGAACAGCCCCTGGCGCAACGGCAAGGGAGACGTCGTCCGCGAGATGGCCGACGCCTGCCGACGCGCAGGGCTCCTCTTCGGCGTCTACCTCTCGCCGTGGGATCGAAACCATCAAGACTACGGCGCGCCCGAATATATCACCTACTACCGATCCCAGCTCCGCGAGCTGCTCACCGAGTACGGGCCGATTTTCGAGGTCTGGTTCGACGGCGCCAACGGCGGCGACGGCTATTACGGCGGCGCTCGGACGAAGCGGAAGATCGACCCGGTCACCTACTACGGCTGGGACGAGACGATCGCCCTGGTCCGCGAACTCCAGCCCGACGCCTGCATCTTCAGCGACCTCGGTCCCGACACTCGCTGGGTCGGCAATGAGAAGGGGGTCGCCGGCGACACCTGCTGGTCGACGTTCGACCCCAAGGCCTACGCCGTGGGCAAGACGCCGGGCTCGATCCTGAACGTCGGCATGCGCGACGGCCCGCTCTGGCTGCCGGCCGAGGTCGACGTTTCGATCCGTCCCGGCTGGTTCTACCACGCGGCCGAGGACGCCAAGGTCAAGTCGGTCGACCGGCTCTATCAGCTTTATTTCGATTCCGTTGGCCGGGGCTGCAACCTGATCCTCAACATCCCGCCCGACCGCCGAGGCCGGATCCACGAGGCCGACGCCAGGGCGATCAAGGAATGGCGGAGCCGCCTCGACGCCGCCTTCGCCGTCGACCTGGCCCAGGGCGCGAAGGCGACCGCCGACCAGTCTCGCGGCGGCGATCCGGCTTACGCCCCCGACAAGGTCGTCGACGGCGACCCTGCCACCTACTGGTCGACCGACGACGCCGCGACCTCCGCCGCCCTGACGCTCGACCTGGGCAAGCCGACGACCTTCGACGTCGTCCGCGTCCGCGAGCACCTCCCGCTCGGCCAGCGGATCGACGAGGTCGCCGTCGACGCCTGGGACGGCGGCGAATGGAAGCCGATCGCCACGGCCACCAGCATCGGCGCCCAGCGCCTGATCGCGCTCCCCACGACCACCGACCGCGTCCGCCTCCGCATCGTGAAGGCCGCCGCCTGCCCGGCGGTCTCGGAATTCACCCTCTTCAAGACCCACTGA